The sequence below is a genomic window from Ignavibacteriales bacterium.
AACTTTTACGGGATCTTTAATTGCATTCGGAAAATTACAGGGAATTGTAACCGGTAAAGTTGTTAAGTACCCGATGCAGCATCCTTTAAATCTGCTGCTGCTGCTTTTTGTTGTTGGTTCCGGTGTTTACATAGTGATGAACCCTGATATGCCAGACTTTTTACTTGCAATAACCGGAGTGTCATTAATTTTAGGTGTGTTGTTAGTGCTTCCTATCGGCGGTGCTGATATGCCTGTCGCAATTTCTTTACTCAATTCATATTCAGGTATTGCTGCTTCAACAACGGGATTTGTACTACGCAACAATGAATTAATTATTGCAGGTGCTTTGGTAGGTGCGTCCGGAATAATTCTTACACTTATTATGTGCCGCGGTATGAACCGTTCATTGATGAATGTGCTTCTTGGCGGCTGGGCAAGTGCCGGAGGAAGCGGAACTTCAACAACAGCTTCACCTAAAGGTGATGTTAAGTCAGTTGACAGTGAAGAGCTCGCAATGATTTTTGATTCAGCAAGCAACGTTATAATTATTCCAGGTTATGGAATGGCTGTAGCTCAGGCACAGCATGCGATTCGTGATCTGACTAATGTTCTTGAAGCAAAGGGAATAAAAGTTCGTTTCGCTATTCATCCTGTTGCCGGAAGAATGCCCGGACATATGAATGTTCTTTTAGCTGAAGCAAACGTTCCTTATGATAAATTATATGCGCTTGAAGATATTAATGATGACTTCTCAAATAACGATGTCGCGTTGATAATCGGAGCGAATGACGTTGTAAATCCCGCTGCGCGGCATGATCAGAACAGCCCGATTTTTGGAATGCCCATACTTAATGCTGATTATTCCAAAACAGTCGTTATAAATAAACGATCTATGAGCGCTGGTTATGCAGGAATTGATAATGAATTATTCTTCTATCCGAACACTTTGATGTATTTTGGCGATGCGAAAGACGCTATAACTAAGTTGACAAACGAAATAAAAAATCTTTAAAAGATTTTAGGTCATTCATTTATTCAGAATCCTGCTCTGGTTTAGGGCAGGATTTTTTATTATTGTTAACAAGATAATTTTTCCGGTTTATTAAACTGACAATAATGAAATCAATTTTTATCCTTTTCATTTTATTACAAGGCTTAATCTTTGGGCAGGAAAAATCATTCCGGTTTGAACTATTCAGAGTCGACATCACAGATAGCGGTTTTATAGTTCTTACTGAAAATGATTCAATCATATTTCAACAAAGTTTCAAAAGTTTTTCGTGGCTTGCCAAGGATCTTGACCTGGATTTAAATGATGAGTTTATAATAATTGAGAATGATTCACTTACTCACTCAGGTCACATAATTTATCTTTACAACACACTGGACGATTTTTTTCTGGTCGATTCAATTGTTGCGGGAAAAACAGAGCCGACAATTATAGATTCAGATGAAATACAATACCCGGTATTAGTTAGCGGCAATCCTGATTTTGATATTTTTTTCTCTGATCTGTACGATAACTACGAGCCGATAAATATATGGAAGTATGAACAAGGCGAGCTTTTCCTTGCTAACGAAGAAATCTATGACCTGTTCATATCTGAAAATGAGAATCTGACTGACCTTCTTACAACTGAACTTTCACCATCAATGATTAATTGCTCATCAGTAAAACCGTTTCTGTCGGTGATAGCTTCTTTATATGCAAATTATCTTAACGCAGGTGAAAATTCTGTCGCTGTTCAGACTCTGAAAAAATACTACCCCTGTGATGATTATGAAAATTTTAAACAAACTCTTGACGAACTTTTATTTATAAAGGAATAAAAATGAAAATTGACTGGAATGAATTTCTTGGTAAAACCATAAACGTAACTATGCACGAAAATTATGGCTACAGCTTTGACGCAAAGTCAGATGCGCCTGTTTATGAGATTGTATTCAAGAGCGGGGTTTTGAGTTCTGCTTATGATGAAGGTCTGCTTCTTGAAACACAAAGAGAGGGTGAGCAGATAAGGATTTTTATTCCTCATGGTTCAATCAAATGCGTGGAAATATTTAATATCTGAAGGGCAATAAATTGAAATCATATATCGTTTCACTTCTGTTTTCTTTCACATCATTGCTTACTGCTGCTGATGTGGAAATAAAATCGTTACGTACATATCCTTACGGCAATGAAGCAGGGTTCCCGGTTATCGTTTATAACCAGGGGCAGGGTGGTCTTTTAACAATTGAGTTTGATGTTAAGTCAAATTCAGTTCCCGATTTTCATATTGTCTTTAAGTTGTGTGACAGGAACTGGCAGCCGCTTAACAATGCTTTTCTCGCAAATCATGGTAAGAACACAGCGTACATTCTCGACTATGCAAGTTTGCCGGGCACGGTGGAAGATGCACGTTACCATTTTGTAAATCATTTTCCTGATGATCAGGGATATGTGGAATTTCCTTATTCAGGCAAATGGATTTATTTTATAACAGATGCGTTTGACGAAAGTATTATTTACGGGAGCGGAAAATTTTATGTTGTTTATTCTGAGCTGCCGTTATCACCGGGAATTAAAAAAGAACAGCTTGAAGATAAAATTTATTTTCCTTCAGACCTTGCCAAAGTTTTTAATTTAACAACTTCATTTAATCTTTCGGATGAATACTCTCCTTCATTTGTAAAAGGTGTTGAAATAGTTGAGAACAGAAAAGTTAATGAACCCGTTTTTGTTGGACGCGATTTCAATACTAACACCAGGCAGTTCTACTGGGATGGCAACAGGAATTTTACATTTACCGCTCGTGATCTTAGACCCGGGAATGGATTGAGAACAACTGATTTCAGGAATACTAAAAAATTCGGTTCAAAAAATATTAGAGCACAATTTGACGGACTTGAATATTCAAGATATCATAGATCACCTTTAAACGATTTGAATGGATCATCTATACTTACGGATTTTAATGATGCTTATGCCACATATATGGTCGTTAATTTCTCTGTTCGTCCGCCTGAAGAATTAAAACGAACCGTCTATCTGGTCGGAGCGTTTAATGAGTGGCAGCTTCTTCCTGTGTATGAGATGAAAGAATCAGCAGGTATTTTTTCAATTGATGTAAATCTAAAAAGAGGTGCGTACGATTATCAGTATGTTTTTGCTGATGATGTGAACGGAGAAATTAAAAACGCTGACTGGTATTCACTCGAAGGAAATAACTGGGAAGCATCAAATGAATATCATATTTTTTTATATTACACATCACCGGATTTTGGTGGTTATGATAAAATAATCGGTTACTCAACAATTACGAGCAAACAAAAATGAAAAACTTAAAAACCGGGGTTATCGGGACCGGGCATCTTGGCAAACTTCACATCAAAATGTTTAAACAGATTACTAACTGTGAACTTATAGGAATTTTTGACAGTGATCTTAATCATGCAAAAGCTGCGGCTGATGAATTCGATATAAGATTATTTGGTAAACTTGATGACCTGTTAAATGAAGTTGAAGCTGTTTCAATTGCCGCAACAACAACCGCGCATTATGAACTCGCAAAACTTTGTCTGCTGAAGAACATTGATGTGTTTATAGAAAAACCTATCACTGCTACAATATCACAGGCTGAAGAGCTGGTTGCAATTGCAGCTGATAAAAAGAAAATCCTGCAGGTCGGACATATTGAAAGATTTAATCCCGCTCTTCTTTCACTTGAAAAATATATCGTTCAGCCAATGTTTATTCAAACTGACAGGTTGGCGCAATTTAATCCAAGAGGAACTGATGTTGCGGTAGTGCTTGATTTGATGATACATGATATTGACATCATACTTAGTCTGGTAAAAAGTGACGTGATCAATGTCGAAGCAAGCGGAGTAGCGGTAGTATCTGATACACTTGATATCGCTAATGCAAGACTTCAGTTTGCTAACGGCGCAGTTGCAAATGTAACAGCAAGCAGAATATCCCAGAAAAAAATGAGGAAGATGAGAATATTCCAGCGTGATAATTATATAAGTCTTGATTTTGTAACCGGAGTTTCTGAAGTGTACAGGTTACTGCCGGTAAGTGAATATGTAGATTCATCATTCATTTCATTCGGTGAAATAGGTATAGGTGAAAAAAAGAAACGGCTTGTTTATGAACAGCCTGAAATGAAAGAGGTTAATGCTTTAAAGTATGAACTTGAATTATTTGTCAACACTGTGCTTAAT
It includes:
- a CDS encoding NAD(P)(+) transhydrogenase (Re/Si-specific) subunit beta; this encodes MTILIEITYLLSSILFIFGIKKLGSPKTAVRGNQLAALGMLLAIVATLVDKHIVTYEWILIGLAIGSLIGAVLAIKVQMTGMPQMVGLLNGFGGAASTLVALSEYYKIAPYIAVDTGIAIVLSLLIGGITFTGSLIAFGKLQGIVTGKVVKYPMQHPLNLLLLLFVVGSGVYIVMNPDMPDFLLAITGVSLILGVLLVLPIGGADMPVAISLLNSYSGIAASTTGFVLRNNELIIAGALVGASGIILTLIMCRGMNRSLMNVLLGGWASAGGSGTSTTASPKGDVKSVDSEELAMIFDSASNVIIIPGYGMAVAQAQHAIRDLTNVLEAKGIKVRFAIHPVAGRMPGHMNVLLAEANVPYDKLYALEDINDDFSNNDVALIIGANDVVNPAARHDQNSPIFGMPILNADYSKTVVINKRSMSAGYAGIDNELFFYPNTLMYFGDAKDAITKLTNEIKNL
- a CDS encoding DUF5103 domain-containing protein, with the translated sequence MKSYIVSLLFSFTSLLTAADVEIKSLRTYPYGNEAGFPVIVYNQGQGGLLTIEFDVKSNSVPDFHIVFKLCDRNWQPLNNAFLANHGKNTAYILDYASLPGTVEDARYHFVNHFPDDQGYVEFPYSGKWIYFITDAFDESIIYGSGKFYVVYSELPLSPGIKKEQLEDKIYFPSDLAKVFNLTTSFNLSDEYSPSFVKGVEIVENRKVNEPVFVGRDFNTNTRQFYWDGNRNFTFTARDLRPGNGLRTTDFRNTKKFGSKNIRAQFDGLEYSRYHRSPLNDLNGSSILTDFNDAYATYMVVNFSVRPPEELKRTVYLVGAFNEWQLLPVYEMKESAGIFSIDVNLKRGAYDYQYVFADDVNGEIKNADWYSLEGNNWEASNEYHIFLYYTSPDFGGYDKIIGYSTITSKQK
- a CDS encoding Gfo/Idh/MocA family oxidoreductase, which gives rise to MKNLKTGVIGTGHLGKLHIKMFKQITNCELIGIFDSDLNHAKAAADEFDIRLFGKLDDLLNEVEAVSIAATTTAHYELAKLCLLKNIDVFIEKPITATISQAEELVAIAADKKKILQVGHIERFNPALLSLEKYIVQPMFIQTDRLAQFNPRGTDVAVVLDLMIHDIDIILSLVKSDVINVEASGVAVVSDTLDIANARLQFANGAVANVTASRISQKKMRKMRIFQRDNYISLDFVTGVSEVYRLLPVSEYVDSSFISFGEIGIGEKKKRLVYEQPEMKEVNALKYELELFVNTVLNKHKPVVSGEDGLRALKVAEIIIQKIEESQKLIDGN